The DNA segment acttcttacattttcaaaacaggctcattAGTTTAAATCTATTTGGTGCTGCTGATatttttgcattacattttcagcccatcaacctgtttcctgtcacTGCGCCGCTTTTTCACTCTACCCCTGGTGAATCAtgtcctggctctcacacaccacagatgtagactagctaacaatgagcaggcagaaggctaCAAGAGGTTTGGGGGttacatggatgagacagagggagtcagtgatgtaaacatgactgagaacattCCTGTttacctgatcatcatcatcatcatcatcatcatcatcatcatatttgctatgcttgtgttctatatggtggctgttcagcctgaatacattcattaggtaacaacatttgaaattattttatattaatgtattcatATAACGTGAGGCCCAGTTACCAGCgggacactaaaacaggtagtagtaatggctactttttacttaattacatgtcagagcccaaacttctttactttaatttgagtaaaaaagtatagacaCTACTTCAAATTTtaccagtcttttaaaacattattatctGTACTTCTGCTTGAGTGAACTATGTGTGTACTTTAAACTATACAGACAATAAGACGCAATACAGATGAAATAAGAACAGAGTAATGTACAGAGTATATAACAGATCAgatcatgtacataaagtgtgtgtagagtagtgcAAATATTCCAATATTGAAACATACAACTATTACATGcgcatgtgtttatttattgatataaaaCCTTCGATCCGGAAAGTTTGTGCTGACGCTGAATATTTCCGCTCGGACCGATTACGATGTTACACACTGAAAAAGCGGTCTGACTGGTGTGCTAGCCAGTAAAGGCTCCTGGGTGGAATGGATAAACGTGTGCATTTggcacacaaaacacaccattTTCTTTACTGGTTGAAGATGTACCTTTGAGGAGTGTGACCTATGTAAGTATACGCATCTAACCGTACCGCTTGTCTTTAACCGCGTTAGTTTGGTTGATAAATAATGCGCTAACAACAGGTTAGTTGCTAGCTGACGGTTAGCATGACAGCAGCAATCAAGCTTGTCCGAGTGCACCTGGGGGTAATTACACGCCGTGTATTTGCTGAGTTCGGTGAGCTCTGTTGCTTACCGCATTAATGCGACTGATGAAATAGGGTTcgttttctgtttttactgCTGTTACTGCCATTAGCCGCAAACGTTAATTACAGTTACCGTGACGCGTCTATTAGAGGTTTGTTGATTAGGTAATGAGGGGAAATAGCAGGGCTTTGACGAGACATATCAAGTGTTTCCGTCTACACTACCGAGCAATTGTTTTCGCGTCTTAGTCTGCAGCTAGCAAACATTATGAGAGAGGTGTAGCCAGGTGTCCACTCCTTCCTTTTCAGCCTGCTGTCTTCCCCTCACGTGATTCTTTGAACCCTCTGATCCACTAGACATTAATAAAGTAAGTGGAATGGACTTGCAAATAAAGACatgtcacatttttttctatttgcacaCCTTCATTACCGTCAACTGAACTGTACTCACTGTAAACagctgctacaatggcttaggactatATTTAGTATGGACAGTACAGGGCTGTTCCcagttcatttttattctgtcaagtttatttctatagcgcttttcacaacagacattgtctcaaagcatctttacataattttaagagttaaggtgaataatGTGCATtaattcctgatgagcagccatggtgactggcaaggaaaaactggtatgaggaaaaaatgagaggaaccagactcaaaaggggaacccatcctcatttggttgatatcaagagtgtgattatagtctttaaacaatacagaacactggagagtgagaactaacatgagcactggaatgtaagattatgattTATGTTCTTTCTCCAGTCTTTTACAGtaatttgtggttataaaactaggagctactgagcaacttgtaaaatagcttaacatttgcgatcatcacagatccaacaccagcttctccatgccagagcctttaaacacttagAGTTCCAGTGTAGTGGGATcgaattggcactggtacgtctctagatggttcaggatgtttgcggggtcggcatctacttctttaaaggtccacaatcttcattaggtgggacgtgactggggctggagcaacctcaggatgcctcgggatggggagagaaagaatcaacttatttgttaaataaaataaaaaaactactaattttatttaacactcaaacgttaaacattaaaaaaaattatttaatgcattttccATTGCTTCATTACATCTACTGATCTGTAATTACTCTGAACTGGCTGCTGCATTGCACTACATTTGGTATGAAAAGTTCTGCATTTAGATTTCAAGATTCACAAAGCTAGATATATACAGATACAGCTTGTGGTGAAatgttaataacattttaataagtGCCCATCAGCGAACAGTTTCCTGAGCAACACACCTCACAATGACCAAACTATAAGAAATGGACAATGTCACAttgttccatttatttttcataaatacaGTGTTTTGGAACAGAATGGTCCCAGTATATCTTTACTTCATTAAAAGAGCCACTAACATTCCATGTAACATCCAAACTTTAAACATGGAGATAATTCATGCAATTTCCTATTTTCCTAATTCCTCTATTGAATATAATTGTAATTACTATAAACAGGCTGCTACAGTGGCTTAGGTCTACACTTCTGCATTTTAGTTCTGCCCATCAGGGAACAGTttactgaacagcacaccttaataatgataaaactatTCTGAATGGACaatcagtgccacccagatgaggatgggtttactgcctcttaaggtttcttcctcatacaattttggggagtttttcttgccactggcACCCTCATTAGAAATGAACTTATAGggattatatttaaaatgtatatttcttacCTAGttatctatgtaaagctgctttatgaCAGTGTTAattgttacaaataaaattgaattgaatcctGAAATCTCAGTGGAAAGCCGTGATGAGGTTTGCGAAAAACAAATAGGGTGCAACGGATTGCAGTTGATCCGTACGGATCACGACTCACGGTTCGGTACACGTGAACCACGGATTAATtgctgaattaaaaaataatttttacttgcggaataaacatgttttttaacGATCACAGAATGAAAGGCGTTTATTTTTGatactgcttttttcttttttttttttttttaagtcgttTTGTAACTACACAGAACAGTCTTGTGTACACGTAAACTGGACATGTTGATCAGTCAACAACAGCAGCTAGAGGAGGACCAGAAGTTGTTGAAAAGCCTCCCGCATCATTCAAACCACATAATGGGAGCATTTTCCTGCTgtaactttttttgtaataaatggaaatcAAATGTCTCTTCCACTTTTTTTGCTGATCTGTAAAATTAACGGATGATGTTGTGAATAGTGGTGAAATGTTGCACCACTATTAACAAATGTTATGTAAAGTAtatattaacaaatatttaaGTGAATTATTCATGGCTCTGAACAGCAGCACCAACAGTCTTAACTAGAGGTCGAGCGGTAAATGTTTTTCCTCTGGCTGATGcagatatttagaaatcaggacAGCCAACTTATGATGCagattgtatttaatttttttcctctttcatctTATAAAATCAAATGGTTTATAAACAACAAATGTACAGGAAATTGCttaaaataagcatttattaaacaacacaCACCTCTCCAATTAGTGCACTTGTTACCAGGTTTTGGTCAAAGTGCTGATCTGTAGCCAAAACTACAGCAGGTTAAAGGCTCTCTAACAATACAGTTCCAAAAGGTTACTCGTTCTCTCCCCAAAtgtttttccctttctctcttcaaaaatagcatcatatttaagcAAAGAAATATATAAGGCTAGATTGAAACTGAAGTACTTAAAAACCCAGAACACACCAAGATGACGTTTGGCCTTAAGGGAATGTGGGTTAgctttagctttttatttttcacacagTTTGCTTTAGACAGATGGcgtcagctgttttttttagctgATTCTACATGTCGAATCGGAGGTGGGGCTCGTCTGCGGGGAAGAGAACTCCGGTTTGCTGTTTATCTTACACAAGAATAAAGGCACACGCTTGTCATTCTTGCACTTGTCTTTGAAACTTAACAGACATGATTGCAAAAAGCTACAGGAATCCATAAGTAATGATTGTGGCAGGTGTAAacgctgcttgctttatatacTCACAGTTCTAGATTTTCTagtttccctgtttggatgcgGAATACAGACttctgccacctgctggtatgggaaaGTTATGTGTCTCACGCAAGCACAGGAACATGCGTGTGTGGTTTGGTGTATCCGATGCACCTGCCTAACAAtcggcctaatttgcagcacaatcggcAGATGccgtttcattaaaaaatggcAAATATCAATCGATTGACCTCAAGTCATGGgtgtaatgaatgtaaatgaattatttGCTCTGCTTGTTTTTCACAAATGGCATAAAAGGACATTACAGTAAGATAAGTGTTTTTGGGGTTGAACTACTGGGTTTACATTGACCCAGCAGGGCATTACAACATATTATAaaattaggtgtgtgtgtgtgtgtgtgtgtgtgtgtgtgtgtgtgtgtgtgtgtgtgtgtgtgtgtgtgtgtgtgtgtgagcgagcaGTCATTATCATGAGGCATCGTAATAATACGTTTCTCAACTTGAATACTTTCTAATTTTTTATCCTTTGCCCTTCTGGTTTGTCCCTAGATTACCTGTAGAGTGATATCAGAACATCTCCTATTGGACGTCTTGTCATGGAGAAGTCATGGAGGTTTTGGGGGATGCTGGAGCGATGCCTGCTAACTGCTGGCTCCTGGACTTGGGGAGTTTGTCGCATTTCATTGCTGGCTCTTATCCTTACCTTCCACCTATATGGAGGCATTTTGTTGCTGGGTCTCATCCTGGCCTCTGTGGCTGGGATCCTGTATAAGTTCCAGGATGTGCTCCTGTACTTTCCTGACCAGCCTTCCTCCTCACGCCTTTATGTTCCAATGCCTACTGGAATTCCAAATGAGAATGTGTATATACGCACTAAAGATGGTGTCCGGCTTAACCTGATTTTGCTGCGCTACACGGGTGAAAATCCTGCTCTAGTCCCCACCATCTTGTATTTTCACGGCAATGCAGGGAACATCGGACACCGGGTGCCCAACGCGCTCCTCATGCTTGTTAACCTAAAAGCTAACGTGGTTCTGGTAGACTACAGAGGTTACGGAAAAAGCGATGGCGAGCCAAGTGAAGATGGCCTCTACCAGGATGCTGAGGCCACACTGGACTATGTCATGTCAAGACCTGACATTGACAAGACTAAAATCATATTGTTCGGTCGCTCTCTGGGAGGTGCAGTGGCCATCAGGTTGGCCTCAGTCAACCCACATCGTGTGGCAGCTATAATGGTGGAAAACACATTCTTGAGCATCCCACACATGGCAACCAcgctcttctccttctttcccATGCGTTACCTGCCACTCTGGTGCTATAAGAACAAATTTCTTTCCTACAGGTACGTGGCATTGTGTCGCATGCCCTCGCTTTTCATTTCGGGCCTGTCGGACCAGCTTATCCCGCCTGTAATGATGAAGCAGCTCTACGAGCTGTCGCCTGCGCGGACTAAGCGCCTCGGCATCTTCCCCGAGGGAACGCACAACGATACCTGGCAGTGCCAGGGTTACTTCGCTGCTCTTGAGCAGTTTATGAAAGAGCTGCACAAGGGCCACGCGCAAGAGGAAGCATCCCAGGGCTCGACAAGTGTCACCATCATCTAGAAACTGCATCCACTCTGACTAATGTGGATCTGCTGTACTCGAATGTTCATTTTTATGCTCTTTAGCCCATTTTTCCCCCATTTCCTCAACTCCATTTCTAGCACTTAATTTTCAGTGATTATTATATTGAGGTTGTGTGTGGATTATGAGGAGgatgcatttttaaatatcttCAAAGCTTTCGGTTCAAATATGAATGCATGAATGATCTTCTATATTGTAATGTCTTCTTAGTCTCattttcacacactcatttgtaCTGATTGTACAGGCCTTTTTATACAGAGACTTTACCATCCATGGTATACCAAATGATCATTCACGGGCACGTCCTACTGTAAAATAAAGATGCCTTATAATGTCAGGCAAAGTGTTAAGTATTTTTGTCCCTGTTTTGATGCCGTGTGACTTGAATGTTTGAAACCAATCTTAAGAGCTAATACTTAAAAATCATACACTAGGCAATGGCAGAAAATGTCAGTGCTTATAGCTGGAAccagtgttgtgttttttattttttttttccattttcattatttttttttttaaaggcaaatCTGGAAACCTGTAACTTCAAAATCCTTCattctgttgtgtttttaaaagcCACAATTTTGCTCACTCATGGTTTTAGTGATTGAAGCCGAAAACGGACTCAGGAATTGCTGATATCCGCAAGAATCATTTCGGTTCCTGAGCTGCAGATGCACCGAGCGTAGTGCATACTCACTTCATCCAAAGGTGACTGTGAATTATTGTGTCTGATTGGAGGCTTTAAACAGTGTACGCTTGTTTAAGTATGTAGGAGTATGACAGTGTTGCGAGTACACCCCTTtagtaaaattgtaaataagaTTGTTTAAGAGCACAGGTCTGTATGTGCTGCTGTACATGGTTTTAATAAATGCCTATACTCTGGTGATGTTGCAGAAATTCTTCCAGTTGTCCCACAAAGAAAATTGCTGTACTGCTCTACAAAGTCTTTGCCCTCCATGGGcctggaaaaataaatgcattaagtAGCCTACTAGGCAAGCAAAAGCTCAAGTGTGCTGCTtagatgtgtgttttgttgcCGAGAAACTAGGATACAAAGTGGTAACATCATGTATTAATGATTGGTATAGTGATAACTCTTAAACCTACAGGGCATCCAGGAAAGTATTCATAGCGCTTcacatttttcataaatgtattattttcctctaaattctacaaacaataccccataatgacaatgtgaaagaagtgtgtttgaaaaagAATCACAAGTAcatatgtacataaatattcacagcctttggcaccaattacagcctcaagtctttttgagtatgatgctacaagcttggtacacctatttttgggcagtttctcctattcttctttgcagaacctctcaagctccatcagctTGGATGGGGAGTggcggtgcacagccattttcagatctcttcaGAGATTTTAAATCGGGTTCAAGCCTTTCAAGGTCATTCAAAGTTTAACTGTACCCACTACATCTTGGCTGTGTGCATTAGTCATTGttctgttggaagatgaactgttgccccagtctgaggtccagagttCCTGGAGCAGATTTTCATCTTTCCCTTAAACCTAAATAGTCTCCCAaatcctgctgctgaaaaacaatcctacagcatgacactgccaccaccatgcttcactgtagggatggtattggccaggtcatgagcggtgcctggtttcctccaggtgCAACGCTTGACATTCAGGCCagagttaaattttttttctcatggtctgagagtccttcaggtttTTTGGCCCTTTTtgcaaacttctttcatgttttaATTACGAGGCATTgcttgtagaattttgaggaaaatgaatttaatatattgtgatgaggctgtaacataaaatgtggaaaaagtgaagcgctgtgaatactttctggatgcactatATTAGTCAAGAGAGAAGTGCCCAAATATAATGATTATCCTCTTCTAACATGGTTACATGACTCCCTTTAAAGTCAACAAAAACCCCAATGATTTGGCTGGAAGATTTTGTGTTCTGGTCTCAGGCTGAACATAAAAGATCTTTTCAATACGAATATCAGAAGAATGTATGTGGTCTTTCATGTGCACAGCTCAACATTAAGATCTgtcataattattataaatgttagaTTATTTGATTTATAGTTGATTATAGTTTATTAGCTGTACCAAGATGCTTCTCATGCTGTTTGCTGTAATGTTTTAATACTGTGCATTCAAAGGAAGAATACAGTGGTGTGCGGTCAGggtcagcaaagccttctctgctggcctaaacactatcaggaacactgacctacatttacaacctaatatttgttccatggaAAACTATTAATttgttctcttcttttttttctagtgtttctcttggctgcactgcttccagtacgtgtatgtggatgttagatttttttttgttaaatctgatttcagcctctatgtgctgccatgtcaatctaatctgcccagggccttcaaagtcagtagtgctgtatatatttttttttacctcagtcaATAATCGAtgggtctgtttttttaaccagtcagatttcacagggcagctagctggcccagaataacATCAgaatttttccgtcctctgattgtttggtcagagggaaactgttacagccaagttcgactggcaaaacacgtgtatAGCGCGCTGCACactaatacatctgagttagactttttaatgccctcagagaaagagaaattgatttggtcttggacattcttaggaaaaaaaaacattttttaaaaagctagacatcgtgagagAAGGTCGgtcaaccccgaagctagctagcttgtctcagcccaggaaagggtttttgttctccacttccagaccagcttatacgagcagtaccactggattacagcctctgaggagcggtgcacattatgagtctgcatctctgatgagtaggttgtattttatttacacttttaatgtttttgtcattaaaaacattttgtcatattaaacaaatattgattctgaactgctctagATGCTGTAGGTGGCACTGGTGCAATTGTAGTGTaaaggtttggagcttgctttagtaaaatggtattcaccctccatatgtgaaatgcctctctctctgtaatgcaacGTGTTTTTATATGACgtgtttgtatagtattgatggtttctataattgcagcgatagtggtggtattaagaggtgggtTAAGTTGGGTAAGACCCCACTGAaagcccaggtaccaaatgcacgaccAACCACTGGAAGAGTTACATACAACTGAACGAGGCCCAGATACTTTATATACTTTGGATGTTCACAAACTGTcacaattgtaaataaatatttaatataaataagtgCAGCattggacaaataaaataaaaaattatttgacaaTCTGAATTTGTTTTAATGAGCTTTATCTgctatttaaaaatattgataATAGGTGTATTCTTACTGACTTTAACTAAAATATCTGAGTAACAATACCCAACAATATAATATGCATCTGgagtttttattgaatgtatcTCTATAGTTAAGCGGTtattgtatagttttattttatcccTGTAAATGCAACAGCATTGAAAAACAGTGTTGCACAAGTTTGTTTTTAGTCATCCAAATAATAACTTTTGAGCATttaatatatggacaaaaattacTGGAACATCTGACATTTTTATCCATGAGTTGTTCCCCcccccccaaactgttaccataaagttgaAGGGCCACTGTTAGATATTCTGCCTGAGGAAGCAGCACCATTTAATTATCTCCTTACTTGAaataggagacacaaacctgttccagcatgacaatccccCATGCACaatgctccatgaagatatgatttacatgagGTGGAGTGGAAGaattcaaccctattgaacactgatgaattaaaacactgactgcaccccaggccttgtCGCTCCACATCAACAACTGACTTTATTAAAGCGCTTGTGggtgaacgagcacaaatctttacGACTACGCTCCAGTATataatggaacatcttcacagaagattgcaggttattataacagctgtgtgtgtgtgtgtgtgtgtgtgtgtgtgtgtgtgtgtgtgtgtgtgtgtgtgtgtgtgtgttagtaacaGTTTGTACCAAATAAAAGATACAGTAGAACATGAAAAACCTTTCAGAAGCTGACATTGATTCATAAAATGCTGCTTAAAGGATTAAGCCATATGCACGTGCAGTTcatataattcaattcaaattcaaaagttcaaaaatctttcaaaaattaGGAAATGAAGAGGAGGATTCTGCTAATGCCTGTGGAACTCAGTGTTGTCCCAGTGTTAGTTCCCCCATTATGATTTTCCATTAATAGAACGagttccctttttttatttcaagcaGCGAGTGGCATTAATCTTGCTTTGTAAGTATAAACACTTCCTTATTGCAGGTGAATTCCATGGCaagtatttatgtgtgtgtgtgtgtttgtgtgtgtgtgtttgtgtgtttgcatgtgtatgAACCTCTGAACATTTTAGGgaaaaatctgtttatatttagAGTTATGTTAGGAATATTTAAGAGCGAAAACTTTCATTTCTGTCACTGGTGGAGTGTTTGATGATCCAATGAACAATGCATAGAGCTTGGCAGGAAGCTGCAGGGGTTTGGTTAGCTGTCTGAAATGAAGGCggctctcttgctctctcccacactctcactttctcttttatGCTGTGCAGAGTTCTCTTTGTAAAGAGTCGAACACAAGGACTGTCAGTATTAATGGGCTGAAAACTGAGTAgcttatggtaggtttatttcattttctgcttttttttttttttttggaacaaaaGACATTGCACCTTTATTCTGAGACAGTTCAGAACAAGATACAGTCGAGCACAGCTATGGGTTTGGTCATCACCAAAGTATTTGAACAGGCGTGATTTTGATCTTGGTGCTTGCCAAAGCCAGAGAAAAAGGAATTTTGTGAAATGGAGATCTTTGTAAAAAACTTGTAGTATAAGTAAATCCCACTGAACCTGTGGATAATGCGTGCAGTGGGTGCTGCTCCGGTTCAGGTGGAGGGTCGGAGGCTTTCATGGGCTATTGTGGTTGTGACTGTGTTGGCGATCACCTCATCGTCACTGTCAGCTCTGTCCCTGTACCACATGCTGGCACTGAAGGCAGAGGTGGAGGTGCTGAGAACTGAGGTGAGCCGCAGGAGGGAAGGATGCAGAGACACACCGGGGGAAAGTGTAAGAGGACCTCAGCCTCAGCAACAGCAGCATGAAGATGACAAAAACAATGCACTGGTGAGGCATACCTAGTGGCACTATGCAGGagttttcttttgttaaaaaaataaccttGAGTGCTTTGTCAAGaaattaaactataataatTACTATGGGACATAGGGTGAGGGCCACAgcacccttttttttaaataaagagtgTCCTTGTAGTATCTCCCTGAGTAACACAAAAAGAGGATTGATTAATGCTTTGGCAACATCTGCGAATAGCAGATAAGCTTTATAATTCTCAACAGCCTTAGCACTTCCTTTCGAATGAGTTATAGTGTGGCAGACCGATAACAT comes from the Silurus meridionalis isolate SWU-2019-XX chromosome 3, ASM1480568v1, whole genome shotgun sequence genome and includes:
- the abhd13 gene encoding protein ABHD13, translated to MEKSWRFWGMLERCLLTAGSWTWGVCRISLLALILTFHLYGGILLLGLILASVAGILYKFQDVLLYFPDQPSSSRLYVPMPTGIPNENVYIRTKDGVRLNLILLRYTGENPALVPTILYFHGNAGNIGHRVPNALLMLVNLKANVVLVDYRGYGKSDGEPSEDGLYQDAEATLDYVMSRPDIDKTKIILFGRSLGGAVAIRLASVNPHRVAAIMVENTFLSIPHMATTLFSFFPMRYLPLWCYKNKFLSYRYVALCRMPSLFISGLSDQLIPPVMMKQLYELSPARTKRLGIFPEGTHNDTWQCQGYFAALEQFMKELHKGHAQEEASQGSTSVTII